The following are encoded together in the Drosophila sechellia strain sech25 chromosome 3R, ASM438219v1, whole genome shotgun sequence genome:
- the LOC6612594 gene encoding uncharacterized protein LOC6612594: protein MITLMRPIHKWLCFCLIAIIVILGIKTQNANTKYKKLSEKPKALEVTGSDDSNSDFLPAEEDRKVQDEVRPAYFVESVKCKIPYVDPFTSDAMAIFQPEHFETCSNETALVTPIFDISRQRYMLFINESLASIILNSHRGEYNCYYQEITRIREHDSYDKVERKYFTQNYEVPLHVQGLILACHRLGNESDILQSDAYNLIQYRPPPEGLSLEPSKRKPSVLMFGIDSLSRINLRRTMPKVYKFLTRDGWFEQQGYNKIGDNTFPNLLAILTGYNPESAIERVCNWHEDGCLDRTPFIWHYFRNASYLTAYAEDETGMNTFNYLKPGFLEQPTDFYLRPFQKAVESGLNTWKCSDCSMRYCIGRRITSSYVYDMARNFANRFVYERPIWGLFWSNSFSHDSFQMPSKMEDYVLKYLLDFEADGVFDQSIMVFLSDHGSRYGRIMSLPSGFLEERLPSMFIYLPPWFRAQYPEYARVLELNRNRLTSNYDLHNTLKHIIELGGTPDGQILPKAADCPKCQSLFYPVDETRSCEDAGIPEHFCTCVPYKRLDTQWAKSIAPKVIGRINEYLAGRNLSEICSELTLSYIHSTEMKVELDQNFHDDEHRVEVGTYRTMFKVKQNSADFRATVIFNNVTDSVEVDVPSISRLDSYEDDSTCVKDKTDKMYCICTCDIKDD from the exons ATGATAACCCTAATGCGACCAATTCATAAATGGCTCTGCTTCTGCCTAATTGCAATAATCGTAATACTCGGCATTAAAACCCAAAATGCAAACACTAAATATAAGAAATTATCGGAAAAGCCCAAAGCTTTAGAAGTCACAGGATCGGATGACTCCAATTCCGACTTCCTTCCTGCTGAAGAAGATCGAAAAGTGCAGGACGAAGTCCGACCCGCATATTTTGTGGAGTCCGTCAAGTGCAAGATCCCCTATGTTGATCCCTTCACCTCAGATGCAATGGCCATTTTCCAGCCCGAGCACTTTGAGACCTGCTCCAACGAAACCGCACTGGTTACTCCGATCTTTGACATCAGTCGGCAGCGATATATGCTCTTCATCAATGAGTCGTTGGCCTCCATTATTCTCAACTCCCATCGGGGGGAGTACAATTGCTATTATCAGGAGATAACGCGGATCCGTGAGCACGACAGTTATGATAA AGTGGAGCGAAAATACTTCACTCAGAACTACGAGGTGCCGCTCCATGTTCAGGGCCTGATCTTGGCCTGCCATCGTCTCGGCAACGAGTCGGACATTTTGCAGAGCGATGCTTATAACCTCATCCAATATAGGCCACCACCCGAAGGACTCTCGCTGGAACCGTCCAAAAGGAAGCCAAGTGTCCTTATGTTCGGCATAGACAGCCTTTCGCGGATCAATTTGCGTAGAACTATGCCGAAGGTCTATAAGTTCCTAACGAGGGACGGGTGGTTCGAGCAGCAAGGATACAACAAG ATAGGCGACAACACCTTCCCCAATCTGTTGGCCATTTTGACAGGCTACAATCCTGAGTCGGCCATTGAGAGGGTGTGCAACTGGCACGAAGATGGATGTCTAGATAGGACCCCTTTTATATGGCACTACTTCCGGAATGCCAGCTACCTCACAGCCTATGCTGAGGATGAGACTGGCATGAATACATTCAACTACCTGAAACCGGGCTTCCTGGAGCAGCCTACCGACTTCTACTTAAGGCCCTTTCAGAAGGCCGTTGAATCGGGCCTGAACACCTGGAAATGCAGTGACTGCTCGATGAGGTACTGCATCGGCCGGCGGATCACGAGCAGTTACGTCTACGACATGGCCAGAAATTTTGCCAACCGTTTCGTGTATGAGCGACCCATTTGGGGTCTGTTCTGGTCAAACAGTTTCAGCCACGACAGCTTCCAGATGCCCTCGAAAATGGAGGACTATGTGCTTAAGTACCTTCTGGACTTCGAGGCCGATGGTGTGTTCGACCAGAGTATTATGGTGTTCCTCTCGGATCATGGCTCACGCTATGGCAGAATCATGTCCCTGCCCAGTGGATTTCTAGAAGAGCGTCTTCCCTCTATGTTTATCTATTTGCCGCCTTGGTTCCGGGCTCAGTATCCGGAATACGCCAGGGTCCTTGAGCTGAATCGGAATCGGCTTACATCCAACTACGATCTGCACAACACCCTGAAACACATCATCGAACTGGGCGGCACTCCAGATGGTCAAATATTGCCCAAGGCGGCCGACTGTCCCAAGTGCCAATCCCTATTTTATCCCGTAGATGAGACGAGGTCGTGTGAGGATGCCGGAATACCAGAGCACTTCTGCACCTGTGTGCCTTATAAAAGACTGGATACGCAATGGGCGAAGAGCATTGCCCCCAAGGTGATCGGTCGGATCAACGAGTATCTGGCCGGCAGGAATCTTAGTGAGATTTGCTCGGAACTCACGCTCAGCTATATTCACTCGACAGAGATGAAAGTCGAGCTAGACCAGAACTTCCACGACGATGAGCACCGTGTGGAGGTGGGCACCTATCGCACCATGTTCAAGGTGAAGCAGAACTCCGCCGACTTTCGAGCCACCGTTATCTTCAATAATGTTACAGATTCCGTGGAGGTGGATGTACCTAGCATTAGTCGGTTGGACAGCTATGAAGATGATTCCACGTGTGTAAAAGATAAAACCGACAAGATGTATTGCATTTGCACGTGTGATATCAAAGATGATTAA
- the LOC6612598 gene encoding uncharacterized protein LOC6612598 produces MPRRVLETYGFEPAKQPCLRKSKLEPKSKCCAAIKKQPKEQPVEQKNPLHFLHQNTDGELVVHWTRISGSTQSPIKLLPPW; encoded by the exons ATGCCCCGTCGAGTACTGGAAACCTACGGATTTGAACCAGCCAAGCAGCCATGTCTTC GCAAGTCAAAATTGGAACCCAAAAGTAAATGCTGCGCTGCCATCAAGAAACAGCCGAAGGAGCAACCTGTTGAGCAGAAGAACCCGCTGCACTTCCTCCACCAGAATACCGATGGGGAACTCGTCGTGCATTGGACTCGTATTAGTGGAAGTACTCAGTCTCCCATCAAGTTGTTGCCTCCTTGGTAG
- the LOC6612596 gene encoding uncharacterized protein LOC6612596 yields MEVKQLLLIIAIGLGLALLSHADCPLSRAMIEGTNRIFTNRNAAGQYELKRLQRVRTNEVLHMICQPNDIVQTTCQRTHNNFSRPFPMRCQRPLAASATAVTDTSCPATMYSVGYTINNRRLELYRACYDRNGVRARFTTHSVYHKTFFPQRPCVDFSRDGVLSEADTQSFLPRNIYRAFRTIFGNNQRYIPNERDVIINRGHLTPSGDYLYGDQMCATFKYVNVAPMFKSINDRNWETIERWIRTRISAGGSLRIKTGTNGDLLLPDNRRRQRRIILGAGTKNIMPLWLYKVVRTSSNAPHSVFITLNNIFARTRPPAPAFCTSITCPMALESVAAAGWTYCCNATTFAL; encoded by the exons ATGGAAGTGAAACAACTGCTCCTAATCATAGCCATTGGACTGGGATTGG CGCTCCTGTCCCATGCGGACTGCCCGCTCTCCAGAGCAATGATCGAGGGCACAAATAGGATCTTTACGAACCGCAATGCCGCCGGCCAGTACGAGCTGAAGCGTCTGCAGAGGGTCCGCACCAACGAGGTGCTCCACATGATCTGCCAGCCTAACGACATTGTGCAGACGACCTGTCAGCGGACGCACAACAACTTCAGCAGGCCATTCCCAATGCGCTGCCAAAGACCACTGGCTGCCTCGGCCACGGCAGTTACAGATACCTCCTGTCCAGCTACCATGTACTCCGTGGGCTATACCATCAACAATCGGCGTTTGGAGCTCTACCGCGCCTGCTACGATCGCAATGGAGTTCGGGCCAGGTTCACTACCCACTCCGTTTACCACAAGACCTTCT TTCCTCAACGACCATGTGTGGATTTCTCCAGGGACGGCGTGCTCAGCGAGGCCGATACCCAAAGCTTCCTGCCTCGCAACATTTACCGTGCATTCCGCACCATCTTCGGCAATAACCAGAGGTATATTCCCAACGAACGCGATGTGATCATCAATCGGGGACATCTGACCCCATCGGGAGACTACCTCTATGGAGACCAGATGTGCGCCACCTTCAAGTACGTCAATGTGGCACCCATGTTTAAGAGCATCAACGATCGCAATTGGGAGACCATCGAGCGGTGGATTCGAACTCGCATAAGTGCTGGCGGATCCCTGAGGATCAAGACCGGGACTAATGGTGATCTGCTCCTTCCTGACAATCGGAGACGCCAGCGTCGCATTATCCTGGGCGCCGGCACCAAGAACATAATGCCCCTGTGGCTCTACAAGGTGGTCCGCACCTCCTCCAATGCACCGCACAGTGTTTTTATCACCCTGAACAACATCTTCGCCAGAACTCGACCTCCGGCTCCAGCTTTCTGCACCAGCATCACCTGCCCCATGGCCCTGGAGAGTGTGGCAGCTGCTGGATGGACTTACTGTTGCAATGCCACCACTTTCGCCCTTTAA
- the LOC6612597 gene encoding uncharacterized protein LOC6612597, with amino-acid sequence MLRILLLLLAFCALAHGQCRFTRAQVEGTNRIFMVRGRNRQLSLKRTASSAVGETLQMWCNPRDIVATTCQAGRVPAFRPPLPMTCRAAPAAITTPVQDRSCPATMYRVGYNVGNNQFLELYRACFDTRAVRAIFVEHRVYGKPFYITRPCVQFSSDGVISGADEASYTVRNIHGTFRRLFGNNQNYIPNNRDVIINRGHLAASADFFFGDQLCATFKYVNAVPQFRSINDGNWETIERFVRNSVTGNNFVNVRTGARGVLSLPSASGPKNVFLSGNRNPVPQWMYKIVRNANNQPIVAFLTLNNIYARQRPAAPNFCQPVNCPVALANTAQAGFSFCCNPATFRP; translated from the exons ATGTTGCGAATTCTACTTCTGCTGCTGGCATTCTGTGCCTTgg CACATGGACAGTGCCGATTCACCAGGGCTCAAGTGGAAGGGACCAACCGCATCTTTATGGTGCGTGGTCGGAACCGCCAGCTGTCCCTGAAGCGAACTGCCAGTTCGGCGGTTGGAGAAACCCTGCAGATGTGGTGCAATCCCCGGGACATAGTGGCCACCACCTGCCAGGCGGGAAGGGTTCCAGCCTTCCGACCACCCCTGCCCATGACCTGCCGTGCTGCTCCGGCGGCCATCACCACACCGGTCCAGGATCGCAGCTGTCCGGCCACCATGTACCGGGTGGGCTACAACGTGGGCAACAACCAGTTCCTGGAGCTCTATCGCGCCTGCTTCGATACGAGAGCTGTGAGGGCTATCTTCGTGGAACACCGAGTGTATGGAAAGCCCTTCt ATATCACCCGACCCTGTGTCCAGTTCAGTTCTGATGGGGTGATCAGTGGTGCGGATGAGGCTAGCTATACGGTCCGAAATATCCACGGCACCTTTAGGAGGTTGTTTGGCAACAACCAGAACTATATACCGAACAACCGCGATGTGATCATCAATCGCGGACATCTGGCCGCCTCGGCTGACTTCTTCTTTGGTGACCAATTGTGCGCCACCTTCAAGTATGTGAATGCAGTGCCGCAGTTCAGGAGCATCAACGATGGCAACTGGGAGACCATCGAGCGATTCGTTCGCAATTCGGTGACCGGAAACAACTTTGTGAATGTGCGCACCGGGGCCAGGGGTGTACTCTCGCTGCCATCGGCCAGTGGACCCAAGAATGTCTTCCTAAGTGGCAACAGGAACCCGGTGCCCCAGTGGATGTACAAGATAGTGCGGAACGCCAACAACCAGCCCATCGTGGCCTTCCTCACCCTGAACAACATCTACGCCCGCCAACGTCCAGCTGCTCCCAACTTTTGTCAGCCCGTGAATTGCCCAGTGGCATTGGCCAACACGGCACAGGCTGGCTTTTCGTTCTGCTGCAACCCCGCCACTTTCAGGCCCTAA